Proteins from a single region of Candidatus Bathyarchaeota archaeon:
- the alaS gene encoding alanine--tRNA ligase has protein sequence MKFTAKDYDLPFFKEEGFVRKHCPKCGEYFWTQNAEQETCGESSSDECGCYTFLGNPATKKKFSLSQMREAFLSFFEKNGHTRIKPYPVVARWRKDIYLTHASIIDFQPYVTEGIAPPPANPLVISQPSIRLTDIANTGPTFGRHLTIFEMGGAHAFNYPDKEVYWKDDTVRFHQRFATEVLGIPSEEVIYKEGVWVGGGNAGPDVECIVRGLEVGTLVFMQYKVVGDDFIELPIRTVDTGYGIDRFTWISQGVPSLFQAIYGKLLDKVLDMAGITNVDNDFLERVAKYSGLVSVDKRANRLVARKRVSELTGIDLETLDKVLIPLENAWAVTDHTKTLSFMLSEGVVPSNIQEGYLARLLYRRVYRLLRMLNMEPAKLYDIIDLQADYWAKDFPHIKEMRNEIVEMLKVEEEKFEDTLKRGEGMVKRIASDLKAKGTGKLPMDTLTELYDSHGLPPEIVKQAAEKEGIDVEVPENFYALIAKRHMQASKPVEEEEAKAEESLEKAAEQLPATEPLYYADVYMKEFDAKVLKIINRLHVVLDRTCFYPEGGGQPSDQGWLTVGDSKFEVVEVVKIGKVIVHKLGAPATFKEGSVVHGVLNWERRYPLMKAHTVTHVINGAARRVLGEHVWQSGTQKGLETSRLDISHYRRLTQEEIHKIETLANQAVMANMKVETQWLPRNEAEARYGFRLYQGGAVPGKDIRVVKTGDWDVEACAGTHLGSTGEVGFVKIVYTERVQDGVERLGYAVGLEALKAVQEHETLLWKVSEVLNAPIDKLDKTAEKVIKDLKEANVEKRRLIKELAEKESAIGQEQTAEEAVQIDGIAIVKRDFGEVIDVNRMVQTASEIIKRNDSAVTIFYGADGKTCRIMVMAGEAAVKKGVNAGNIVKEAAPIFGGGGGGRPNFAQGGGTKCDKLKDTVQAAEEAVKKQLKK, from the coding sequence ATGAAGTTTACAGCAAAGGACTACGACCTCCCCTTCTTTAAAGAAGAGGGTTTTGTTAGGAAGCATTGTCCAAAATGCGGCGAGTATTTTTGGACTCAGAACGCTGAGCAGGAAACTTGCGGCGAATCAAGTTCTGACGAGTGCGGATGCTACACGTTCCTTGGCAACCCCGCAACCAAGAAAAAGTTCAGCCTTTCCCAGATGCGAGAGGCATTCCTCTCATTCTTCGAGAAGAACGGGCACACCCGCATAAAGCCCTACCCAGTGGTTGCGCGTTGGCGCAAAGACATTTACTTAACACACGCAAGCATCATCGACTTCCAACCTTACGTTACCGAAGGCATCGCGCCTCCTCCTGCAAACCCGCTGGTGATTTCCCAACCTTCAATAAGGCTTACGGATATTGCAAACACTGGCCCCACGTTTGGCAGACACCTGACAATTTTCGAGATGGGTGGAGCACACGCATTTAACTACCCAGATAAAGAAGTGTATTGGAAAGACGACACAGTTCGTTTCCACCAGCGTTTTGCCACTGAAGTGTTGGGCATACCCTCGGAAGAAGTGATTTACAAAGAAGGCGTCTGGGTAGGCGGAGGTAACGCAGGTCCAGACGTTGAATGCATCGTGCGAGGCTTAGAAGTGGGCACGCTAGTGTTTATGCAGTACAAGGTTGTCGGCGACGACTTTATTGAACTGCCGATTCGCACGGTGGATACGGGGTATGGTATTGACCGTTTCACTTGGATTAGTCAGGGCGTTCCAAGCCTCTTTCAAGCTATCTACGGCAAACTGCTCGACAAAGTGCTGGACATGGCAGGAATAACTAACGTGGACAATGACTTCTTGGAGAGAGTTGCAAAGTATTCAGGGTTGGTCAGCGTTGATAAGCGTGCTAACAGGCTTGTGGCACGCAAACGCGTTTCAGAACTCACAGGCATCGATTTAGAAACGCTTGATAAAGTGCTGATTCCGCTTGAGAACGCTTGGGCAGTAACCGATCACACCAAAACGTTGAGTTTTATGCTCTCCGAAGGTGTTGTTCCTTCAAACATTCAAGAGGGCTACTTGGCAAGGCTGCTGTACCGCAGGGTTTATCGATTGTTACGTATGTTAAACATGGAGCCAGCAAAGCTCTATGACATCATTGATTTGCAGGCGGATTACTGGGCAAAAGACTTCCCCCACATCAAAGAGATGCGCAACGAAATCGTTGAAATGCTAAAAGTTGAGGAGGAAAAGTTCGAAGACACTCTTAAGCGTGGAGAAGGCATGGTGAAACGCATCGCCAGTGACCTCAAAGCCAAAGGCACAGGCAAGTTGCCTATGGATACGCTCACTGAACTCTACGATTCACATGGGCTTCCACCTGAAATAGTCAAGCAAGCCGCAGAAAAAGAAGGCATCGATGTGGAAGTTCCTGAGAACTTTTACGCGTTAATCGCTAAGCGCCACATGCAGGCATCCAAACCCGTGGAGGAGGAAGAGGCCAAAGCTGAGGAGTCACTCGAAAAAGCAGCTGAGCAACTGCCCGCGACAGAGCCGCTTTATTACGCTGATGTTTACATGAAGGAATTTGACGCAAAAGTCCTCAAGATCATCAACAGATTGCATGTGGTTTTGGACAGAACATGCTTCTACCCTGAAGGCGGAGGACAACCATCAGACCAAGGCTGGCTGACTGTTGGCGATTCAAAGTTTGAAGTTGTTGAGGTTGTAAAGATTGGCAAGGTTATAGTGCACAAACTCGGCGCTCCTGCAACGTTCAAAGAAGGCAGCGTTGTCCATGGCGTTCTAAATTGGGAAAGACGATATCCACTGATGAAGGCTCACACGGTTACTCACGTAATCAACGGCGCTGCAAGGCGGGTTTTGGGCGAGCATGTTTGGCAGTCAGGAACCCAGAAGGGGCTTGAAACGTCACGGCTGGACATTTCGCACTACCGCAGACTGACCCAAGAGGAAATTCACAAAATTGAAACGTTGGCAAACCAAGCGGTCATGGCCAACATGAAAGTTGAAACACAATGGCTTCCACGCAACGAAGCAGAAGCACGTTATGGCTTTAGGCTCTATCAGGGTGGTGCGGTTCCAGGTAAAGACATCCGTGTCGTGAAAACTGGCGATTGGGATGTGGAAGCGTGTGCTGGAACACACTTGGGCAGTACTGGCGAAGTCGGCTTTGTCAAAATCGTTTACACTGAACGCGTCCAAGACGGCGTTGAACGGCTCGGTTACGCGGTTGGACTTGAAGCGCTAAAGGCAGTACAGGAACACGAGACGCTACTCTGGAAAGTATCCGAAGTTCTCAATGCGCCCATAGACAAGCTTGATAAAACTGCAGAGAAAGTCATCAAAGACCTCAAGGAAGCTAACGTTGAGAAACGCCGCTTAATCAAGGAACTCGCAGAAAAAGAAAGCGCAATCGGACAAGAGCAAACGGCAGAAGAAGCCGTGCAAATTGATGGCATAGCCATTGTGAAACGGGATTTCGGAGAAGTAATCGATGTGAACCGTATGGTGCAGACTGCAAGTGAAATCATTAAGCGCAACGACTCAGCCGTCACGATATTCTATGGTGCAGACGGAAAAACCTGCAGAATCATGGTAATGGCTGGCGAAGCAGCAGTGAAAAAAGGCGTTAATGCAGGCAACATTGTCAAGGAGGCGGCGCCGATTTTTGGCGGTGGCGGAGGCGGCAGACCCAACTTTGCTCAAGGCGGCGGAACCAAATGTGACAAACTCAAGGACACGGTGCAAGCGGCTGAAGAAGCAGTCAAGAAGCAACTCAAGAAGTAA
- a CDS encoding tRNA(Ile)(2)-agmatinylcytidine synthase, translating to MPKQTMHIGLDDTDSTKGGCTTYLAAVFIEELEKLNVRFIDYPSLIRLNPNVPWKTRGNGALCLRFTYEPEFEEEIKDTAMTLWEEHSAIKEKGTDPGIVFLKGARIPKEVQVFSKGAQTSIVTLKQAMALIKKFGAEAAGFNTCRGIIGALAAIGEPLNCDHTFELIAYRTKEEVGSKRQVDLASIFEMDKLTAPYTFNNVDTEKGRVIITPRGPDPILFGIRGETPAVVKKAFELVKPLEPVERWVIFRSNQGTDAHLTPVEALGKIEPYSSVIANGVVSKNPRLIPVRHVIFSIKDDSAEVDCAAYEPTGSLRKIARELVVGDSIEVYGAVRKVAKTKSLTINLEKINILSLKPKTRTENPICPNCKKRLKSMGKSQGYRCERCGGKFPDLEKTQQIVPRALKAGLYVTATRSQRHLTKPLRRYGQEKTGSLKEALIEGWHS from the coding sequence TTGCCAAAGCAAACAATGCACATCGGCCTAGACGATACGGATTCAACTAAAGGAGGCTGCACTACGTACCTTGCTGCTGTTTTTATCGAAGAACTCGAAAAATTAAACGTACGTTTTATTGATTACCCAAGCCTAATTAGGCTCAATCCTAACGTGCCTTGGAAGACAAGGGGTAACGGCGCACTCTGCCTAAGATTCACCTATGAACCTGAATTTGAAGAGGAAATAAAAGATACAGCTATGACATTGTGGGAAGAACACTCGGCAATCAAAGAGAAAGGCACAGACCCCGGCATAGTTTTCTTAAAAGGCGCGCGAATCCCAAAGGAAGTGCAAGTTTTCTCTAAAGGTGCCCAAACAAGCATAGTTACCCTAAAACAAGCTATGGCACTCATCAAGAAGTTTGGGGCTGAAGCGGCTGGTTTCAACACTTGTAGGGGCATCATCGGGGCACTGGCAGCCATAGGCGAACCCCTCAACTGCGACCACACTTTTGAGTTGATTGCTTATCGAACAAAAGAGGAGGTGGGTTCAAAGCGGCAGGTAGATTTGGCGTCGATTTTTGAAATGGACAAGCTGACTGCACCCTACACTTTCAACAACGTTGACACTGAAAAAGGTAGGGTTATCATTACGCCGCGTGGTCCAGACCCAATCCTCTTCGGAATCAGAGGCGAAACACCAGCGGTGGTGAAAAAAGCGTTTGAGCTTGTTAAACCGCTTGAGCCCGTGGAGCGCTGGGTAATTTTCAGGAGCAATCAGGGCACGGATGCTCATCTAACACCTGTAGAAGCGCTCGGTAAGATTGAGCCTTACAGTTCAGTAATCGCCAACGGAGTGGTTTCAAAAAACCCACGATTAATTCCAGTTCGCCATGTAATCTTTTCCATCAAAGACGACTCTGCCGAAGTGGATTGCGCTGCGTACGAGCCGACCGGTAGCTTGCGCAAAATCGCAAGAGAACTCGTCGTTGGCGACAGCATCGAAGTCTACGGCGCAGTACGAAAGGTAGCAAAAACTAAGTCATTAACAATCAATTTAGAAAAAATCAACATTCTATCCCTAAAACCAAAGACGCGCACTGAAAACCCAATCTGCCCAAACTGCAAAAAACGCTTAAAATCCATGGGCAAAAGCCAAGGATACCGCTGCGAGCGGTGCGGCGGCAAATTCCCCGACTTGGAAAAAACCCAGCAAATTGTGCCAAGAGCACTAAAGGCGGGGTTGTACGTAACTGCAACAAGGTCACAGAGGCACCTCACCAAGCCTCTTCGGCGCTATGGACAAGAAAAGACAGGCTCACTAAAGGAGGCTTTGATAGAGGGCTGGCATTCTTGA
- a CDS encoding Lrp/AsnC ligand binding domain-containing protein, whose product MPTAYVLLNTEIGAESQVLKALKKIDGVEEAHTLWGVYDIIANIKAENMEKLRFIITNRIENIGKINSKLTMILTETPETVIQEQIMLESPIAQ is encoded by the coding sequence ATGCCTACAGCTTACGTCCTCCTAAATACTGAGATTGGAGCAGAAAGCCAAGTACTGAAAGCACTGAAAAAAATTGATGGTGTCGAAGAAGCGCATACTCTCTGGGGAGTCTACGACATCATCGCAAACATTAAAGCGGAAAACATGGAAAAACTCCGATTCATTATAACAAATCGAATCGAGAACATAGGTAAAATCAATTCGAAACTGACAATGATTTTGACTGAAACGCCAGAAACAGTAATACAGGAACAAATAATGCTTGAAAGCCCAATTGCCCAATAA
- a CDS encoding Lrp/AsnC ligand binding domain-containing protein: protein MPTAFVLINTEIGSESDVLKELKKVEGVEEASAVYGVYDIVARVKADAMDKLKEIVTWRIRRLDKVRSTLTMIVVEER, encoded by the coding sequence ATGCCTACAGCCTTTGTATTGATAAACACTGAAATCGGCTCAGAATCGGATGTTTTAAAAGAGTTAAAGAAAGTGGAGGGCGTTGAAGAAGCTTCCGCGGTTTACGGAGTATACGACATAGTGGCCAGAGTAAAAGCAGACGCCATGGATAAACTAAAAGAAATCGTAACATGGCGCATCAGGCGATTAGACAAGGTTCGGTCAACACTGACAATGATTGTCGTAGAAGAGCGTTAA
- a CDS encoding flippase-like domain-containing protein: protein MEPAKKTVVKNPIIVILIFGLIAFIVYVLFFIDPSKVLDILSQINPVYYAGAFVAYVFYAFFSALVWRCLLKNLSVDISIRKALLYTWVGLFFEATIPQLGWSGEVSKTYLLSKDAKIDTGKIGASVVGQKIFVLTLTVVSLGVGLTSVLLSYPLPPTATFLIATVFSLTLIVLVLVYYISVKPSATKVLLNWALRIVTFFRRGWNPENFKAKAEDMLNRFHNSMNHLKTNPKRLILPTIYAVVSFIFEVSVVFLSFIALGYPVPVDKVLIVFTLTGTLQSVGVTFFGFPEIIMSASFYALGIPIPLSFSVTLLSRIVNLWFRLIVSYIAFQWVGIKILRNKQA from the coding sequence ATGGAACCCGCGAAAAAAACCGTCGTAAAGAACCCTATTATTGTAATTTTGATTTTTGGGTTAATTGCCTTTATCGTTTATGTTTTATTTTTTATTGATCCATCAAAGGTACTGGATATTCTCTCACAGATTAACCCTGTTTATTATGCTGGTGCTTTCGTAGCATATGTGTTTTACGCATTTTTTTCCGCGCTGGTCTGGCGATGTTTACTCAAAAACTTATCTGTTGATATAAGCATACGGAAGGCTCTTTTGTACACGTGGGTTGGATTGTTTTTTGAAGCAACCATTCCGCAGCTGGGCTGGTCTGGTGAAGTTTCAAAAACGTATTTGCTATCCAAAGATGCTAAAATTGACACGGGAAAGATTGGTGCTTCGGTGGTTGGTCAAAAAATTTTTGTTTTAACTTTAACGGTGGTCTCATTGGGTGTTGGCTTAACATCGGTTCTACTTAGCTATCCCTTACCACCCACAGCTACATTTCTTATCGCTACCGTCTTTTCACTTACTCTCATTGTTTTGGTTCTTGTCTATTATATAAGCGTTAAACCCTCGGCAACAAAAGTACTGCTAAACTGGGCATTACGTATAGTAACATTTTTCCGCCGTGGCTGGAACCCTGAAAACTTTAAGGCGAAAGCTGAAGACATGTTAAATCGCTTCCACAACAGCATGAACCATTTAAAAACTAACCCTAAAAGATTAATCCTTCCCACCATTTATGCGGTTGTATCCTTTATTTTCGAAGTGTCCGTTGTTTTTCTATCTTTTATCGCCTTAGGTTACCCTGTACCTGTTGATAAGGTACTCATTGTTTTCACACTAACAGGAACTCTTCAATCCGTTGGAGTAACATTCTTTGGCTTTCCAGAAATCATCATGAGTGCCTCTTTTTATGCTCTTGGAATCCCCATACCGCTAAGTTTTTCAGTGACTTTGCTTTCGCGGATTGTTAATCTATGGTTTAGACTGATTGTTTCCTACATCGCGTTTCAATGGGTAGGCATCAAGATTTTAAGAAACAAGCAAGCATAG
- a CDS encoding Lrp/AsnC ligand binding domain-containing protein — MPRAFVLINVESGAEEQVVDELKKLEGVEEAYYSYGVYDIITKVKADSMEKLKDTVTRKIRTLAKVRSTLTLILTEE, encoded by the coding sequence ATGCCTAGAGCCTTTGTGTTGATAAACGTTGAATCAGGTGCAGAGGAACAAGTTGTCGATGAACTCAAAAAACTTGAAGGAGTCGAAGAAGCTTACTATTCGTATGGCGTCTATGATATAATTACTAAAGTCAAGGCTGACTCAATGGAGAAACTCAAGGATACAGTTACCCGTAAGATAAGGACACTTGCTAAAGTCAGGTCAACGTTGACATTAATCTTAACTGAAGAGTAA